The sequence below is a genomic window from Tenacibaculum tangerinum.
CTGGTTGAACGCAGGAGGTAAGTACCCCGATGTACCTAAAAATATGTATTCTTTTAACGGTTATAAAGGTCAAAATGTATTTATTTTACCCAGTCAAGAGTTGGTCGTAGTTCGTACAAGCCTGACTAAAAATGCAGATGTAAACACCTTGCTAAAAGGAATTGTAAATGCTATTAAAACTTAAACTATGAATCCTTTCTATTACGTACTTTCAGTAAACGGATTGCTGTTTGTGTTCAGTCTTATTTTCTATTTTTTTCCACCTAAAAAAATCAATGCTATTTACGGGTATCGCACGAACAAAACCATGAAAAATGACACGATTTGGCAGTTTGCCAATGCTTTTTTTACTAAAGAATTTCTAAAGTATTCAGCAATTTCGTTGGTAGCAGCCTTTGTATTGGCGTTTATCGTACAAGAATTAACCTGGCAACCCATGGCAATTATGTTGTTGTCCTTAGCGGTATCTGTAATAAAAACCGAACAAGAACTAAACAAGCGTTTTGATGAGGAAGGAAATGGGAAGTAGATAAAATTCACAGTGAAAATTGTATGAATACTAATTTTAATTTTTTTAATAGTTTAATTATTAGCGGAGCTTTACAAGGAATTATCTTTGCAGCAGTTGTTTTATTATATAACAAACACAAATCGAAGTCTAATTTTTTTCTTGCTCAGGTTGTTTTATACCTATCCTTAAACAATTTGTATTATTGGTTCGTTGATGTTGGACTTTCTCAAAACATTCCTTATTACGAAAACTTATACATTCCATTGAATTTATTGATTCTTCCTTGCTATTATTGTTTCGTTATTAGTTATTTTAATATAAAAGAAAAAACCACTTATCTGTTTGTTCCTTTTCTTATCAGCTTGTTAACACATATTTTTCTACTAGTATATAAACTGTTTTTTACATCTCACTTTATTATATCTCAAAAAAACATCCATTTCTTTTACTACGCAGAAGAGTATCTATCAGCTCTCTTTACTCTTTTTGTCATTTTTAAAACGTTTTCTTTTATAAAGAATTATGAAAAAAACGCAAAAGAATACTCTTCTAAAATTGTAAAAAAGGAAACTAAATGGCTGAAAAACCTATTATTTTTTGGTATTTTTATTTCTATTTTATGGATATTACTAACCTTATTTAGTCAATATTTTAACATCTATCAATTACAAACTAATAACACCTACTTTTTATGGTTGAGTATTTCTTTTTTAGTGTATTGGTTAGGATATAACGGAATATACTATAACGGAATTTTTAATCAAAGAACGGAAATACGAAAACAAACAATAGATAATAAAGCTATAAAAACTAGACCTAGTTCTGAAAAAGGTAAACAACAAGTTGAGGATTTTAAAGCAATAATAAAAAATCAAAAACTATACCTAAACCCACAGTTTAGTCTTTCCCTATTTTCTAAAAAACTCGACTTAAGTGAAAGTTATCTGTCACATATTTTCAACCAAAATTCTTCTATTAATTTTTCAGAGTATGTTAATAAACTACGCGTAGAAGAGGCACTAAAACTATTAAAGAACAGTCAATTTAAAAATTATACGATTGTTGCTATTGGTTTAGAGGCAGGCTTTAACTCTAAATCTACTTTCTATCATAATTTTAAAAAAGAAGTTGGCGTAACCCCCACACAGTATCGAAAAGAAAACATGTCCTAATTTTTTTAGATTCTAAATATTCAGGACACTTAAAACCCTCTTTATAAATAGGTTTGTGGTCATATAATCTAAAAATAAATTTTTATGAAAACGACCCATTTTTTTAAATTTACCACATTACTATTCGCTTTTTCGGTATTGCTATGGAATTGCGAAAAAGAAGAAGTAGCTTTTAGCCAAGAACAAAAAGGACTTGCCAACTATACGCTAGAAAAACTTAACTATGACGATTTATTAAAAGATACCGAAATTCAGAAGTCGTTACCTCTTTTAGAACAAAACTTCTCAAACAGCAAACAATACAAAGAAGAAGAAATCGCTGAGGGCTTAAACATTCTTACAGAAAAAGTAACTAAAATAACTACCGAAAACGTTGTTACATGGACCTTTCAAATTAAAAAGCCTGTTTTAACAGCATCGTATTTTGAAAACTTTCTGGTTAAAAAGTACCAAAATACTTTTACTTATTTTTTAATATCGTACCAACAAAAACCTGAGGTTGCTCTAGAAAACCCGTACGGCAAAGCCATTTCTTATAAAATACCAGAAAAATACCTAAGCTTAGAAAACATAAATTTATCTGCTAAGGATGAATTTATTGATTGGGCACCGCCAGAGGGTGGGTCAGACGATGAATGTGAAGGAACGGTATATACAGAAATTGAACCCTGTAACCAAGGAGGATACCATACCTTAAAATATGCCTGTCAAGATTACCCGCCAATACATGGCACCAGTAATACCCCTTGTAACAATCCTTGTTCAGGAACCAATATTGTTACGATCATCGATTTTTCGCATTGCGAAAGTGGTACATACACCCCTCCAACCAATTCAACAACTTCTGGAGGAGGTAGCGCAGGAACAGGTTCGGGTACTTCTGACCCTACAACAGGCGGAGGTACTACTACAAACGATACCACTACTGGTGAAACCTATACCACCCCGATAAACGAAGATGGCTCAGATCCTACCACCTCACCAGAGAAAGCCCAAGCGCAAGAAATTAATAAAAAGCTAGACTATAGCCTAACCAAAGCAGAGATAGCATGGCTAGAAGCTAACTTTACAGAGGCTGCTAAAATTGATACTTTCTTAATCGAAAATACTACCGCAGAAGCGAAAGCTTTTGCGAAAGAAATAATTGAGGCATTGGTAAATGAACTGGCAGGTACTTTTGAAGAATACGTCAAAGAAAACCTAACTTGGCCTTATCCTAATTGTGTTAGTTTTGAATATGCAAATGTGGATGGTGTAAAAGGAGCTCAAACTACTGGTGTTAATAATATGTTTACAGCATATATCACAACAAGTCCAACAACAACTAAGTTGTCTGCAATTAGCATAACATATCCTAGTTTATTCTTTACTATGCCTTCTCAATGGACAAACGGAAGAGCTGCCACACTAACAGCTGAAGCTTTAAACAATTCGATAGATTTAACAAAGAGTTGGTTTATATCCAATCCAACAGCCAATGAACATGAGTTACAAGCAGTTTGGATGGCAAATATGAAGTCACAAATGGCTATATTTGGCGGTACAGTAGGAACTAAAAATCTCTTTACAGTAAGAAGTCCTGCACCATATACGACAAGTTGGTTTAAATCAAATTGCGGGTAATGGTAGTTTATGAATAATTTTATTTTCAAATTAATGATTGCAATAAATCTAATAAGTCCTGAAAAATATCTAAATAAAAGTATTGAAAGTTTAGAAAAGTTTAAGTTAATCAAGGTAGAAGGAACCATAAGTTCACATGACAAAACATACTCTAGCAACTATTTTGATAAAAGTACTCTTTTATTTTGTACAAAAGAATTTAAAAGTCTTCGTGTTAGTGCAGATAATAATGATTCAATTAAATCGATATTCTTTAGTACTACAACTAAAATAGGTGTAGAATCTTATGAAAAACTTGTTGAAGAATATGGTTTACCAAGTCAAATGATAAAAATGGAAGAATTAAAAGAAGTGCGTAATTTTTCTAATGATGCATATACTTCTATGGCTTATGAAAGTAGTACATTAA
It includes:
- a CDS encoding helix-turn-helix domain-containing protein: MNTNFNFFNSLIISGALQGIIFAAVVLLYNKHKSKSNFFLAQVVLYLSLNNLYYWFVDVGLSQNIPYYENLYIPLNLLILPCYYCFVISYFNIKEKTTYLFVPFLISLLTHIFLLVYKLFFTSHFIISQKNIHFFYYAEEYLSALFTLFVIFKTFSFIKNYEKNAKEYSSKIVKKETKWLKNLLFFGIFISILWILLTLFSQYFNIYQLQTNNTYFLWLSISFLVYWLGYNGIYYNGIFNQRTEIRKQTIDNKAIKTRPSSEKGKQQVEDFKAIIKNQKLYLNPQFSLSLFSKKLDLSESYLSHIFNQNSSINFSEYVNKLRVEEALKLLKNSQFKNYTIVAIGLEAGFNSKSTFYHNFKKEVGVTPTQYRKENMS
- a CDS encoding SdpI family protein, with protein sequence MNPFYYVLSVNGLLFVFSLIFYFFPPKKINAIYGYRTNKTMKNDTIWQFANAFFTKEFLKYSAISLVAAFVLAFIVQELTWQPMAIMLLSLAVSVIKTEQELNKRFDEEGNGK